The Tenrec ecaudatus isolate mTenEca1 chromosome 4, mTenEca1.hap1, whole genome shotgun sequence region ATGCAAGATTGTTCAGTTCATGAAAGTGAAGATAGGTAACCCTtcggaaacagtaacaggagtaatggtcccCTGAAGGTACAGGAAGAGGAGGTTGGTAAGGgatatggggagctgatagcattgatgattgtataactcctcTCGTggggactgaacaacagaattgaGAATTGTATGTGagaattggattgtgtaagataggtcaataaaagtattatagaataaataaataaagtgtctaagagcaaagatgttcctttgaggactacaatgtacctgacccaagccatggtatttcaatggGCTCATATggatgtcaaagttggacatggacaaaggaagtccaaagaagaaatgatgcctttgaattgtggtggtgcTGGCGAAAAATAGTGAAAGCGCCACGggcagccagaagaacaaataaatctgtcttggaagaaatccagccagatgctccttagaggcaaggatggctagagttTGTCTCCCATCTTTTGGACATGTgattaggagaggccagtccctgggaaagggcatcatgcttgctagtgtggaggggcagtaaaaaaggGGGGAAGTTTCTggaaaagaagaattgatacagtggctcaaacataagaactatTCGGAGGCTTGCTTGGGACTGGGCAATGCTTTGTTTGCTTATAGATAGGGTAtctatgagttgggactgacttggCATCTAACAACCATTCTGGATGGTGCTGGGAAATCCAAGCCCCATCCCCAGGCGTGATTCGTTACACAAAACAGTATTGATTAGCTTCGATCTTGCTTCAGACCGATGAAAACCCAGCTATCTGAGCTAGCTGATCTTTTCACGAACCTTCTGGCATCCATCGCAGGGCAAGCTGATGGAAGCTCAGCTCTTCGCGTGCGGTTGAACATGCTGACCCACCTGAGAGCCCCACTCTGAGAGCACGCCGACGGCAGGGCTGTCTGCCTTTCTTCCACTCGTTTCCAGCACCGCGCCCCGTTCCTTCCTTTGGTGGGGCTGGTTTTCTAATCTATGTGGGATCAACCTGTTGCAAAGCTGCATCGATTTAGGAAAATGTCCACTTGAGTTTGGTTTAAATTTTAGATGAGCCCTGACCtcaaaatgtttctttaaaaaaaaaaaataaaataaaatgttttttttctggtGGCACAGaaagcgccccccccccctttgttttGAAGGTGCTCTTTCTAAAGTAAGTGTGTGACTGAGACATGTCTGCGGCCGTGCACAGATCCCAAACCATATTTGGAACAGCCCCCTCCGTGTATGAATTGGAACCCTGGTAGCAATACAATTTGGCTCACCCTCAGATGTTCCACGGGGTGATTTTCGGTTGGTGGACTCTGGGGTAGGTTCCACcttttttggctcttgtgaacatCAGTGTGCGGGTTTCTGTGTGAGCGACTGCTGTTAAGTCTTTGGAGTACAGACATAGCAGTGgaattactgggtcatatggtcgCGTTTCTTACTAGGACTGTGTAGCCCACAATAGCCTGGACTTAACCATCTCACCGGCCTCAGTGGTCCCCGATTACCTCTCTGCCAGAACCCTGCCAACAAAATGTCTTGGACAAGTTTTCCTAAATAAACAGAATCCTTAAACCAAATTAGAGTATCTCTTGAACACGGGACCTGATGAGACATCTGAGACCAGTTGTCAGAGACTCTAAGCTGCTTATTCATACTGAGAAACAAATGTGTGGCCATTTTCTGACTCCCCTAACCGTCCAGTGAACTTAGCTGCTCAGGAATTCCTTTGGCTTGAAACAAGATCCTGAGGAACCCAGGGGCCACTGACATACTAAGCCCACATACTGACTTAGGACTAAACtagatcaattctgactcacacagacCCCGTaggtcagggaagaactgtccctgtgggttttcaaggcagtTCCCACCTTGAAATCTttctttaataaatcactttattgggacctcttatggctcttataacaatcgatacatcaattttatcaagcacatgtgaacatatgttgtcatcattattttcaacacattttctttctacttgagcccttgctgtcagctatcagctcctctttgcccccctcacgaatccttgaaagaatataaattattattgtttttatatctaacaccgtccactgtctccctttcctcacgttgctgttgtccgtccccctggaaggggggtgTACATCGATCCttgcaatcagctccccctttcttccctcactttccctctaccctcatggcatTGCTACTTCCATCACTGTTCCTGGTGGGGgtggtatctgtcctggattccatgtgtccagagctcttgtcAGTACCagcgtacatgttctggtctaaccgggtttgtaaggtggaactgaggtcatgatagtgggggggtgggatgGAGGGAGCATTAAATAACGAGAaaaatgtgtgtttcatcggtgctatcctgcactcTGGCTGATTCATGCCTTCCTTGTGCTGccttgaaatctttatggaaacagaaagcctcatctttctcccatggagtgactggtaagttcgaacagctgactttatggttagcagcccgagttgtaacccactaggccaccagggctcccttagaacCAGCCCTAATGCAGACCAGTGCCTCAGACAAGCCTAGGACCACCTGGAACAGCTCAGGGATGAGACAGGGCTTCCTCCGAGGCACAAAGCAATACAAGCCTCCACAACAGAGAAGGCAGGTTCTTAACTGCTGGCAGGTTACAGAAACCTACTCTGGATAATATAAGCAGGAAATGAATTTAAGGAATTGATGTTCTTAGGGCATTCTGGAAGTTTCCTGGAAAGCTGGAGTCACTGGTTTGGAAAATAGGAGAGAATGCGCGAGAACCATGACACCAAAGCAGACTGGTGAGGACACCCTGCTGCCactgcccccccctcccctggACACTGGTCCCACTCCAGGCACCAGCAGCCGGGGTGCTCCTGCCCACCCCAGGGAGGATTGCCCACTGTGCTGTTTATTTCGGCGGGCTCCCGATTCAGAGCCGGGCACCTGTGTGTGGATTGGCCATGTCACGTCCTAGAGGGAAAGGAGGCTGGAAGACAAGAGGCCGGCATCGGTTATAGGAGGCAGCTTCTGACTCACATCAAGACTCAGACGTGAGAAATTCCTAAGAGAGCAAAGGACGTTCAGGCGCTGGGCAGCCAAAAGAGAAGCCACTCCCAGGTGGCCATTCAGGACACTGGAGGCCAGGCGAGGCATCTTGTACAGGAAAGGGGCATTCTTCACCGGGAGCGCCTGGGACTCCGGCAGGACCCCCAGGAAAGCCTTGGTGACCCAAGCCCAGAGTCCTACCAGGTCCCATGCTCTGGGAAAGATGGAGGCTCTCCGGGGTCCTAGAGGCAGTCCTCAACCGGGCGGTCCTCAGATGAGATCGAAGAACCCTTTAGAAACCTGTTCAGGCTCTTCCCCCATTTTCCATTTAGTGCCTCCTTCCTTTTGCCCCTCCTAAAGCCAACCAGGAAGCTTCACAGTGCGTGCTGGGCTTGTCGCAGTGCTTCCTAGGTAGGGTGCTGCCCATCAGTGGATCAGATATGGAGTAGGAAACAGTAGCCTTGCAGACCTGGGATTTGGGAGTGAGAAGGTGTCAGGTTGGGGAGATCCAGGGGTCTGCCTTTGGCTGCCTCTGATGAGCCTCATGCAATAGCACGTGACTGGGAGTTGGGGGTAGGGTTCCTAATATaaggaggttgtgtgtgtgtggggggggtcacATCGATTGGGCATCTGTTGTATGATACCGGCCTCACCCGCCCTGCGTGTCCGATCCTGTGCTAAGTGCAGGGCACCTATTGCCCCTCAACCCTCCCAACCCACGAGGACTGTTGCTATGACTACTGTCTAAAGGAGGCTAAGGATGGGTCCCAGATCATGGGCTGGTAGTCAGTGGAAATGAAATGTAAAATCCAGGAAGGCCTGGGTCCAACATTGCCTTCTCACCAGGCAGGGCACCCACGCTGGCTCCAGGGCTCAGAACAGAACAGCGATGCTCAGTGAGCCCCTtggaagggaggagaggagaaaggCCCGGAACACTAGCCAGGGGCTTCCCCTGGGATATTCCAAAGGGCCTGGGTGTCAGAATAGGACTGGGCTCCAGCGGCTTGTCagtgatctccaggcctttcttctaaggcacctcagGGCGACTCAAATTGCCACCATTTTGGTTAGCACCTCCACTGTTtgtatcccccccaccccccggcctcCCGGTTGTGTGTTTAGTCTTTGGACACCTTCTTCCACAGTCCCTTTAGAGTACACATCACACAGTGTTGCCCAGCACACCCTGTCCTCATCCTGCTGCAGTCACCTCCCTGGTCCTCGGTGATCACCAAGGTGCCATCTGCCCGCTCCCTGCTAAGGGTTGCCAAGGGTCAAGTTTCGACGTCCAGCCCAGGCCCAGCAACAAGGAGTCCCACTGCCACCAGACTGggctagtttttcagcacagctTTATTGAGGTACCATCACATCCCACTGGACAGGTGTCCTCCAGCACATACCAGGTCTGCTttgggacagacagacagaagagGGGCCTGGCTGGGCAGGTGGGAGGTGCCCAGGAGAGGGGGTCCCAGGGGCGGCTCAGCTCTCTAGCGGGGCAGGAGCCTGCTCCAGCCCCGGGACGGGGAGAGCAGCCTGCTcctcctgttttttttcttcctggaggGTGCTGAAGAAGGAGTTGACCTTGTCCCtcaggtccttctccaggaaggtCAAGTGGCCTTCCATGTCTCCGGCGTAAGGGCCCAACTTCTGCCTGAGCTCCTCCATCTGCTGCACCAGGGCTTTGTTGAAGGTCTCGCCGTAGGGCCCCACTGTGCGTCGGAACTCGTCCACCTGCTGGTCCAGCTGGCGGCTCAGCTCGGCCAGCGACTTCTGCAGCTCCTCCGTGTTGCCCTGAAGCTTGCCACGTACTTCCTCGGCCATGGGCCCCAGCCTGTGGCGCAGCTCCTCGGCCTGGGCGTCGATCTTGGTCTTGAGCTCctccgcattcttcttcatctggaagGCGAGGCCCTCCAGCTGGTGGTTGAGCTTTTCCTGGACGCCCTGGGCGTAGGGGGCCAGGCTGTGGCGGAGCTCCTCCATGTTCTGGTCGATTTTGGCCTTGATCTCCTTCGAGTAGGGGGAGAGGCGCTCCTTGAGGTCTTCCACGTTCTGGTCGATCTTGGTCTTGAGCTCGTCCGCAAAGGGGGTCAGGGAGGCCTGCAGGTTGCCCATGTTTTCCTGCAGCACTGTCTCCATGCGCCgggccaaggggaccagctgGCTCCTCAGGTGCTCGGTCTGCGTGGTGACCTGGGTGCGCAGCCGCTCACCGTAGGGCTCCAGGCGCTGCTGTAGCTCCCTCACGTTGTCGCCGATCTTCTGGCTCACTTCATTGGCGTGGGGCAGCAGCCTGGCCCGCAGCTCCTCCAACTCCTTCCGAATCTCTTCTTTCAGCTTCTCCGAGTCCTGGGTCAGGCGCTCATGCAGCTCCGTGGCGAAGGGCACGAGCTTCTTTTGCAGGTCAGTGGCATAGTTGTTCATGTCCccaagtctgtcctggaagaggGTGCTGCCGGGAATGGGTACAACGAGGGGGACCCTGTTACACTTGGCCTCTCATGAAAGGACCTAGCCCCCTTATCCACCACCCACCCAGGGCGAACCTGCCATGGACACCTTTCTCCTGGGGCCCTTGCTgggcggagagggaggggtggtAAGAAGTCACGACGTGAGAGACAGATAAGAAAACCTAGGATCGTTCACTAGAATTGTCTCCC contains the following coding sequences:
- the APOA4 gene encoding apolipoprotein A-IV, which gives rise to MFLKPMVLALVALVAVTSTEAEVSPDQVAKVVWDYFSQLSSNAKEAVEQLQKSELTQQINTLFQDRLGDMNNYATDLQKKLVPFATELHERLTQDSEKLKEEIRKELEELRARLLPHANEVSQKIGDNVRELQQRLEPYGERLRTQVTTQTEHLRSQLVPLARRMETVLQENMGNLQASLTPFADELKTKIDQNVEDLKERLSPYSKEIKAKIDQNMEELRHSLAPYAQGVQEKLNHQLEGLAFQMKKNAEELKTKIDAQAEELRHRLGPMAEEVRGKLQGNTEELQKSLAELSRQLDQQVDEFRRTVGPYGETFNKALVQQMEELRQKLGPYAGDMEGHLTFLEKDLRDKVNSFFSTLQEEKKQEEQAALPVPGLEQAPAPLES